The following are encoded together in the Cervus elaphus chromosome 23, mCerEla1.1, whole genome shotgun sequence genome:
- the LOC122681877 gene encoding elafin-like produces MKTRSFLVQVVVLLVLGTLVAEAAIVRGRPKSQGIKKGNVVVNGKGPINGQSPVKGQDPVKSQDPVKGQGPVKGQDPVKGLDPVKGQDQVKGQDPVKGQEPGKGQDPVKGQDPVRGQDPVKGQDPVKGQEPVKGQDPVKGQDPVKGQDPAKGQEPVRGQDPVKGQDPVKGKDPVKGQEPVKGQDPVKGKDPVKGQDPVKGQDPVKGQDPVKGQDPVKGQDRAGGPFLIKRGSCPRILIRCAMMNPPNKCLRDAQCPGAKKCCEGSCGKTCMDPR; encoded by the exons ATGAAGACCAGAAGCTTCTTGGTCCAGGTTGTGGTCCTTCTCGTCCTTGGGACACTGGTGGCAGAGGCAGCTATTGTAAGAG GTCGTCCAAAAAGTCAAGGCATTAAGAAAGGAAATGTTGTAGTCAATGGAAAGGGTCCAATCAATGGTCAGTCGCCTGTCAAAGGACAAGACCCAGTGAAAAGTCAAGATCCAGTGAAAGGTCAAGGTCCAGTGAAAGGTCAAGATCCAGTCAAAGGTCTAGATCCAGTCAAAGGACAAGATCAAGTCAAAGGTCAAGATCCAGTCAAAGGACAAGAACCAGGCAAAGGACAAGATCCAGTCAAAGGACAAGATCCAGTAAGGGGACAAGATCCAGTCAAAGGACAAGATCCAGTCAAAGGACAAGAACCAGTCAAAGGTCAAGATCCAGTCAAAGGACAAGATCCAGTCAAAGGTCAAGATCCAGCCAAAGGACAAGAACCAGTAAGGGGACAAGATCCAGTCAAAGGACAAGATCCAGTCAAAGGAAAAGATCCAGTCAAAGGACAAGAACCAGTCAAAGGTCAAGATCCAGTCAAAGGAAAAGATCCAGTCAAAGGACAAGATCCAGTCAAAGGTCAAGATCCAGTCAAAGGACAAGATCCAGTCAAAGGTCAAGATCCAGTCAAAGGACAAGACCGAGCAGGAGGTCCATTCCTCATTAAACGTGGCTCCTGCCCCAGGATCCTGATCCGGTGCGCCATGATGAATCCCCCTAACAAGTGTCTGAGAGATGCTCAGTGCCCAGGAGCCAAGAAGTGCTGTGAAGGCTCTTGTGGGAAGACCTGTATGGATCCCCGGTGA
- the WFDC5 gene encoding WAP four-disulfide core domain protein 5, translating into MRAQSLLLLVALLSLGSQLPAALGRRKGEKSGGCPPDDGPCLLSVPDQCLHDSQCPSGMKCCRQACFLQCVRKVSVKMGRCPEDRLRCLSPAQHLCSKDSDCQGRKRCCLGACGRDCRNPV; encoded by the exons ATGAGGGCCCAGAGCCTCCTCCTCCTGGTGGCCCTCCTGAGTTTGGGGAGCCAGTTACCTGCTGCCttgggcaggaggaagggag AGAAGTCTGGGGGCTGCCCACCGGATGACGGGCCCTGCCTCCTCTCGGTGCCTGACCAGTGTCTGCACGACAGCCAGTGTCCCTCAGGGATGAAGTGCTGTCGCCAAGCGTGCTTCCTCCAGTGCGTGCGGAAGGTCTCAG TTAAGATGGGCAGATGCCCCGAGGACCGTCTGCGATGCCTGAGCCCCGCGCAGCACCTCTGCTCCAAGGACTCTGACTGCCAGGGCCGCAAGCGGTGCTGCCTGGGTGCCTGCGGCCGGGACTGCAGAAACCCTGTCTGA
- the KCNS1 gene encoding potassium voltage-gated channel subfamily S member 1 isoform X1, with amino-acid sequence MYYLHSVDKGTKTQSCRRLARGHTSDGGQGAAAMVSESPGPGAQVPWRRSDEALRVNVGGVRRRLSARALARFPGTRLGRLQAAASEEQARRLCDDYDAAAREFYFDRHPGFFLGLLHFYRTGHLHVLDELCVFAFGQEADYWGLGESALATCCRARYLERRVTRPRAWDEDSDTPSSVDPCPDEISDVQRELARYGAARCGRLRRRLWLTMENPGYSLPSKLFSCVSIGVVLASIAAMCIHSLPEYQAREAAAAVAAVAAGRSPEGVRDDPVLRRLEYFCIAWFSFEVSSRLLLAPSTRNFFCHPLNLIDIVSVLPFYLTLLAGAALRDRGGAGGEELGDLGKVVQVFRLMRIFRVLKLARHSTGLRSLGATLKHSYREVGILLLYLAVGVSVFSVVAYTAEKDEDVGFDTIPACWWWGTVSMTTVGYGDVVPVTVAGKLAASGCILGGILVVALPITIIFNKFSHFYRRQKALEAAVRNSDHREFEDLLSSIDGVSEASLETSRETSQEGRSEDLEAQASSGPPNTQVY; translated from the exons ATGTATTATCTCCATTCTGTAGATAAGGGAACTAAAacccagagctgcaggagactggCCAGAGGTCACACAAGTGACGGAG GCCAGGGCGCCGCAGCCATGGTGAGCGAGTCCCCGGGGCCCGGCGCCCAGGTCCCCTGGCGGCGAAGCGACGAGGCGCTGCGCGTGAACGTGGGCGGCGTGCGGCGGCGGCTGAGCGCGCGCGCCCTGGCGCGCTTCCCGGGCACGCGGCTGGGCCGCCTGCAGGCCGCGGCGTCGGAGGAGCAGGCGCGGCGCCTGTGTGATGACTACGATGCGGCGGCGCGCGAGTTCTACTTCGATCGGCACCCGGGCTTCTTCCTAGGCCTGCTGCACTTCTACCGCACCGGCCACCTGCACGTGCTCGATGAGCTGTGCGTCTTCGCCTTCGGCCAGGAGGCCGACTACTGGGGCCTGGGCGAGAGCGCGCTGGCCACGTGCTGCCGCGCGCGCTACCTGGAGCGGCGGGTGACGCGGCCGCGCGCCTGGGACGAGGACAGCGACACGCCGAGCAGCGTGGACCCGTGCCCCGACGAGATCTCCGACGTGCAGCGCGAGCTGGCGCGCTACGGGGCGGCGCGCTGCGGCCGCCTGCGCCGCCGCCTCTGGCTCACCATGGAGAACCCGGGCTACTCGCTGCCCAGCAAGCTCTTCAGCTGCGTCTCCATCGGCGTGGTGCTCGCCTCCATCGCCGCCATGTGCATCCACAGCCTGCCCGAGTACCAGGCCCGCGAGGCGGCGGCTGCGGTGGCGGCAGTGGCCGCGGGCCGCAGCCCTGAGGGCGTGCGCGACGACCCGGTGCTGCGGCGCCTCGAGTATTTCTGCATCGCCTGGTTCAGCTTCGAAGTGTCGTCGCGCCTGCTGCTAGCGCCCAGCACGCGCAACTTCTTCTGCCACCCGCTCAACCTCATCGACATCGTGTCCGTCCTGCCCTTCTACCTCACGCTGCTGGCCGGTGCGGCGCTCCGAGACCGGGGCGGAGCGGGTGGCGAGGAGCTGGGCGATCTGGGGAAGGTGGTGCAGGTGTTCCGTCTCATGCGCATCTTCCGCGTGCTCAAGTTGGCGCGCCACTCCACCGGTCTGCGCTCGCTGGGCGCAACGCtcaag CACAGCTACCGTGAGGTGGGCATCTTGCTGTTGTATCTGGCCGTGGGGGTGTCCGTGTTCTCCGTCGTGGCCTACACAGCCGAGAAGGATGAGGACGTGGGCTTTGACACCATCCCGGCCTGTTGGTGGTGGGGCACGGTGAGCATGACCACCGTGGGCTATGGGGACGTGGTACCGGTGACGGTGGCTGGCAAGCTGGCAGCCTCGGGCTGCATCCTGGGGGGCATCCTGGTGGTGGCACTCcccatcaccatcatcttcaACAAGTTCTCCCACTTCTACCGGCGCCAGAAGGCTCTGGAAGCTGCCGTGCGCAACAGTGACCACCGGGAGTTTGAGGACTTGCTGAGCAGCATCGATGGGGTGTCAGAGGCGTCTCTGGAGACCTCTCGCGAGACCTCCCAGGAGGGCAGGTCTGAAGACCTGGAGGCCCAGGCCTCCAGTGGGCCTCCAAACACTCAGGTTTATTAA
- the KCNS1 gene encoding potassium voltage-gated channel subfamily S member 1 isoform X2 has product MVSESPGPGAQVPWRRSDEALRVNVGGVRRRLSARALARFPGTRLGRLQAAASEEQARRLCDDYDAAAREFYFDRHPGFFLGLLHFYRTGHLHVLDELCVFAFGQEADYWGLGESALATCCRARYLERRVTRPRAWDEDSDTPSSVDPCPDEISDVQRELARYGAARCGRLRRRLWLTMENPGYSLPSKLFSCVSIGVVLASIAAMCIHSLPEYQAREAAAAVAAVAAGRSPEGVRDDPVLRRLEYFCIAWFSFEVSSRLLLAPSTRNFFCHPLNLIDIVSVLPFYLTLLAGAALRDRGGAGGEELGDLGKVVQVFRLMRIFRVLKLARHSTGLRSLGATLKHSYREVGILLLYLAVGVSVFSVVAYTAEKDEDVGFDTIPACWWWGTVSMTTVGYGDVVPVTVAGKLAASGCILGGILVVALPITIIFNKFSHFYRRQKALEAAVRNSDHREFEDLLSSIDGVSEASLETSRETSQEGRSEDLEAQASSGPPNTQVY; this is encoded by the exons ATGGTGAGCGAGTCCCCGGGGCCCGGCGCCCAGGTCCCCTGGCGGCGAAGCGACGAGGCGCTGCGCGTGAACGTGGGCGGCGTGCGGCGGCGGCTGAGCGCGCGCGCCCTGGCGCGCTTCCCGGGCACGCGGCTGGGCCGCCTGCAGGCCGCGGCGTCGGAGGAGCAGGCGCGGCGCCTGTGTGATGACTACGATGCGGCGGCGCGCGAGTTCTACTTCGATCGGCACCCGGGCTTCTTCCTAGGCCTGCTGCACTTCTACCGCACCGGCCACCTGCACGTGCTCGATGAGCTGTGCGTCTTCGCCTTCGGCCAGGAGGCCGACTACTGGGGCCTGGGCGAGAGCGCGCTGGCCACGTGCTGCCGCGCGCGCTACCTGGAGCGGCGGGTGACGCGGCCGCGCGCCTGGGACGAGGACAGCGACACGCCGAGCAGCGTGGACCCGTGCCCCGACGAGATCTCCGACGTGCAGCGCGAGCTGGCGCGCTACGGGGCGGCGCGCTGCGGCCGCCTGCGCCGCCGCCTCTGGCTCACCATGGAGAACCCGGGCTACTCGCTGCCCAGCAAGCTCTTCAGCTGCGTCTCCATCGGCGTGGTGCTCGCCTCCATCGCCGCCATGTGCATCCACAGCCTGCCCGAGTACCAGGCCCGCGAGGCGGCGGCTGCGGTGGCGGCAGTGGCCGCGGGCCGCAGCCCTGAGGGCGTGCGCGACGACCCGGTGCTGCGGCGCCTCGAGTATTTCTGCATCGCCTGGTTCAGCTTCGAAGTGTCGTCGCGCCTGCTGCTAGCGCCCAGCACGCGCAACTTCTTCTGCCACCCGCTCAACCTCATCGACATCGTGTCCGTCCTGCCCTTCTACCTCACGCTGCTGGCCGGTGCGGCGCTCCGAGACCGGGGCGGAGCGGGTGGCGAGGAGCTGGGCGATCTGGGGAAGGTGGTGCAGGTGTTCCGTCTCATGCGCATCTTCCGCGTGCTCAAGTTGGCGCGCCACTCCACCGGTCTGCGCTCGCTGGGCGCAACGCtcaag CACAGCTACCGTGAGGTGGGCATCTTGCTGTTGTATCTGGCCGTGGGGGTGTCCGTGTTCTCCGTCGTGGCCTACACAGCCGAGAAGGATGAGGACGTGGGCTTTGACACCATCCCGGCCTGTTGGTGGTGGGGCACGGTGAGCATGACCACCGTGGGCTATGGGGACGTGGTACCGGTGACGGTGGCTGGCAAGCTGGCAGCCTCGGGCTGCATCCTGGGGGGCATCCTGGTGGTGGCACTCcccatcaccatcatcttcaACAAGTTCTCCCACTTCTACCGGCGCCAGAAGGCTCTGGAAGCTGCCGTGCGCAACAGTGACCACCGGGAGTTTGAGGACTTGCTGAGCAGCATCGATGGGGTGTCAGAGGCGTCTCTGGAGACCTCTCGCGAGACCTCCCAGGAGGGCAGGTCTGAAGACCTGGAGGCCCAGGCCTCCAGTGGGCCTCCAAACACTCAGGTTTATTAA